The region CAAGCGCATGATCTTATGCGGCGAGCGCGTCGATGCGGCCAAGGCCCTGGCCATCGGTCTCGTCGAGGAAGTCGTGCCGACCGGCAAGGCTGCCGCCACGGCGCTGGCCCTGGCGGCCAAGGTGGCGCGCCAGAGCCCCAGCAGCGTGACGGCATGCAAGACCCTGATCCAGGGCGCGCGCAGCCGTCCGCTGGTCGAGTCCCTGCCCGACGAACGCACCTTGTTCCTCGGCCTGTTCGATACGCAAGACCAGAAAGAGGGCGTGCAAGCGTTCCTCGAAAAACGCGCGGCGGAGTGGAAGAATGGCTGAAAGCACCCTGATTGATACGGTGAAGCTCGAGGAGCGCGACTGTCCCGGCGGCATGAAGCTGGGCGTCATCACCCTCGATGCGCCGAAATCGCTGCATGCGCTGACCCTGGACATGATCCGCGTGCTCGATGCTGCCCTCGTGCGCTGGGCCGACGATGATGCCATCGCCTGCGTGGTGCTGCAATCGTCGACGGACAAGGCCTTTTGCGCCGGCGGCGACGTGCGCAGCCTGCGCTCGGCCGTCGCCGAGCAGCCCGGTATCGTACCGAACCCGCAGGCGCTGGCCTTCTTTGCCGAGGAATACCGGCTCGACCACCGCATCCATACCTATGCAAAACCGCTGCTGGTGTGGGGCGGCGGCATCGTCATGGGCGGCGGCCTGGGCCTGATGGCGGGCGCCAGCCACCGCGTGGTGACGGAAAGCACGCGCATCGCCATGCCGGAAATCACCATCGGCCTGTTCCCCGACGTGGGCGGCAGCTGGTTCCTGGGCCGCATGCCGGGACGCAGCGGCCTGTTCCTGGGCTTGACGGGCGCGCCGCTGAACGCGGCCGACGCGCTGTTTGCGGGCCTGGGCGACCATTTCCTGCGCCAGGAAGAGCGCGCCATGGTGCTCGACGCGCTGGCGCTGGCGCAATGGCAAGCGAGTCCGCAGGCCAATCACCAGCAGCTGAGCCGTTTGCTGCGCGGTTTTTCGGCGCCGGCGTCGCTGTTGCCCGTGTCCGAAGTGCGGGCCAATTTCGACGCCATCGCCGCGCTGACGCAAGCGCCTACTCTGCCCGAAGTGGTGGCCGCCATTGCCGCGTATGACGGCGATTCGGCCTGGCTGCAAAAGGCCGCGCATTCGCTGGACAAGGGCGCGCCCAGCTCGGCCGCCCTGGTGTGGGCCATGCGCGAGCGCACGCGGCATCTGAGCCTGGCGCAAGTGTTTCAGCTGGAATTGATTGTCGCTGTGCAATGTTGTGCCCATGGCGACTTCAGCGAAGGGGTGCGCGCCTTGCTGATCGACAAGGATAACGCGCCGCAGTGGCAGCCGGCCAGCCTGGCTGACGTCAGCGCAGCGTATCTGGACGAGTATTTTGCGGCACCGTGGACGCAGCATCCCTTGGCTGATTTATCCATTTAAACATTTAAGTAGTGCATGAAAATGCTCAGGGTTGGGCGCCTTGCCGACGGCAGTACGACGAGTACGACTCGGCAAGGCAACAACGCCAGGGGCTTTTTAGGCGCGACAGGAGACATACACATGCAACATATCGCTTTCATCGGCCTGGGCAACATGGGCGCGCCGATGGCCCGCAACCTGGTCGCCGCCGGCTTCCATGTATCCGTCTTCGACCTGGCGCCGGCCGCCGTGGCCTCGCTGGTCGAGGCGGGCGCTACGGCGGCCGCGTCCGCCAGCGCGGCCGTGCAGACGGCCGACGCCGTCATTACCATGTTGCCGGCCAACAAACATGTGCAGGAACTGTACCTGGCCGAAGGCGGCGTGCTCGATTCGGCCAAGGCTGGCGCCCTGTTCATCGATTGCAGCACCATCGCCGCCGATGTGGCGCGGCAAGTGGCGCAGGCGGCCACGGCACGCGGCTTTGCCATGATCGATGCGCCCGTCTCGGGCGGCACGGCCGGCGCGGCGGCCGGCACCCTGACCTTCATCGTGGGGGGGCCGGACGCGGCCTTGCAGCAGGCGCGGCCTTTGCTGGAAAAGATGGGCAAGAACATTTTCCATGCGGGCGAGGCCGGTGCGGGCCAGGTGGCGAAGATTTGCAATAACATGTTGCTGGGTATCTTGATGGCCGGTACGGCCGAGGCATTGAACCTGGGCGTGGCGCATGGGCTGGACCCGAAAGTCTTGTCCGACATCATGGCCAAGAGCTCGGGCCGCAACTGGACCCTGGAAGTGTACAACCCGTGGCCAGGCGTCATGGAAGGCACGCCCGCTTCGCGCAATTACAGCGGCGGCTTCGGCACGGCGCTGATGCTGAAGGATCTGGGCCTGGCGCAGCAGGCCAGCCTGTCGTCGAATGCCGCCACGCCATTGGGCGGCCTGGTGCGCCAGCTGTACCAGGTGCATGCCCAAGCCGGTTATGCGCAGCAGGATTTTTCCAGCATCGTGCAGCTGCTGCGGCCTGGCTTGCAACAAGCTGCTGAGTGAAAATTTTTGGACAAAAAAAAGCCCGCTGGTGAAAGCGGGCTAAATCCAATTCTTGGAAGAGTTGGAGGAGACAGATGCATTATGCTGCATCGCCACATATAACTCCAATTTATCTTTAGAATATCAAATATTCATTTTGGTGATATCTCTTCCTGGCAGCCGCCAAGCGGCTGCCAGCCACGCTACTTAGCCCGGATTGCAGGCGATTTGCACGGTGGTGACTTTGGCTTCGCCCATGGTGCCCACGCCGGTGCCCGGCGCCACGGCGCACTTCAGGCCAGTTGGCTGGGTAAACACGCTGATGCCATAGTTGTCGCCATCGGCGACAGGCAGCCCCAGGGTAAAGGTCGTGCTGTCCTTCGCCACCGTGGTTTGCGCATTACCGTTGATCAAAACCAGTCCATCCGCCGTCAGGCCCGTAATCGTGCCGCCCACCGTGTAGGTGTTTTGCGAACACAGGACCGATGCTTCGATGCTGACGTAGTGACCGGCCGAACCGGTGCCGCCACTGACGCTGCAATTCATGTGGGCAGGGTTTTGCTTGACCGTGATGTCGTAGCTGGTGCCGTAATCGATGCTCTTGCCAAATTTGAACTTGGTGGCGCCGGCGGCAGGCGTGACGCTGTCGCCGCCGTTGACCAGGATCAGGCCATTGGTGTTCAAATTGCTGATGGTGCCGGTGACCTCATACGAGGCCTTGCCACCGCAAGCAGCCAGTCCCAGGGTCAGCAGCAGCGCGGCGAGTGGGCGCAGGCAGGATAACTTCATGTATTTCTCCAATAATGTGGTGACGAATCGCGTGGCTTACCGCGGTGTGCAGGTCAGTGTGGCGCTGGTCGTGGCGGCGGAACCCATGGTGCCGACGGTATCGCGGCCATCGGCGCTGGCGGAGCCCTGGAAACGGCACGTCAGGCCCGTTGGATAGGTCGTTATGGAAATATTGTAGGGGATGCCATCAGCGATGGTCGGGAACGTGTAGGCGGTGCTGCCTGCCAGCGGGCTGATGCTGTTGACGCCCATTGCCAGGGTCAGGCCGTTCGCGGTCAGGCCCGTGATCGTGCCGCTCAGCGGATAGGTGTTGGTCTGGCAAACAACCACGGCCGGCGATATGGAGTAGCTCGATGCCTTGCCGCTGCCATTGACCATTTTGCAGACGGCGCCTTTCGGCTGCTGCTTGATGGTAATGTCATAGCGATCATCATTGTTGAGCAGCTTGGTGAAAGTAAAGCCGGAAGCACCCGCCGTGATGGGCAAGCTTTCGT is a window of Janthinobacterium sp. 1_2014MBL_MicDiv DNA encoding:
- the mmsB gene encoding 3-hydroxyisobutyrate dehydrogenase — encoded protein: MQHIAFIGLGNMGAPMARNLVAAGFHVSVFDLAPAAVASLVEAGATAAASASAAVQTADAVITMLPANKHVQELYLAEGGVLDSAKAGALFIDCSTIAADVARQVAQAATARGFAMIDAPVSGGTAGAAAGTLTFIVGGPDAALQQARPLLEKMGKNIFHAGEAGAGQVAKICNNMLLGILMAGTAEALNLGVAHGLDPKVLSDIMAKSSGRNWTLEVYNPWPGVMEGTPASRNYSGGFGTALMLKDLGLAQQASLSSNAATPLGGLVRQLYQVHAQAGYAQQDFSSIVQLLRPGLQQAAE
- a CDS encoding enoyl-CoA hydratase/isomerase family protein, with amino-acid sequence MAESTLIDTVKLEERDCPGGMKLGVITLDAPKSLHALTLDMIRVLDAALVRWADDDAIACVVLQSSTDKAFCAGGDVRSLRSAVAEQPGIVPNPQALAFFAEEYRLDHRIHTYAKPLLVWGGGIVMGGGLGLMAGASHRVVTESTRIAMPEITIGLFPDVGGSWFLGRMPGRSGLFLGLTGAPLNAADALFAGLGDHFLRQEERAMVLDALALAQWQASPQANHQQLSRLLRGFSAPASLLPVSEVRANFDAIAALTQAPTLPEVVAAIAAYDGDSAWLQKAAHSLDKGAPSSAALVWAMRERTRHLSLAQVFQLELIVAVQCCAHGDFSEGVRALLIDKDNAPQWQPASLADVSAAYLDEYFAAPWTQHPLADLSI